The proteins below come from a single Miscanthus floridulus cultivar M001 chromosome 1, ASM1932011v1, whole genome shotgun sequence genomic window:
- the LOC136484845 gene encoding uncharacterized protein, whose translation MGNSSSSGRSKLGQGQGSKVAPSCSAEQSQQTTFKWSIDGFYSLLDKGEGWTYSRVFEIMGHNWYLKLNLRDKKSGDDEEYISLQLELASSSVKHNTVVDASFKLLIYDQSHGNHSKHLVSHNFQTASKSSGVSCMTSLRKLKKQSSGFLVNNNCVFGVEFIKVTTSKSNTTSETLFVQKTSIFNEAKTYTWDIEDFFALKNPDYSPEFEVGGYKWYISMYPSREGNHLSLYLNLKKTNDLPNDTANLVELTLSIKNKEADNHRKGTGRCQFSRKARSWGWSKFISLEDFKDSSNGYLVKTKCCVEAEVAIVGSSRMESG comes from the exons ATGGGCAACTCTTCGTCTAGCG GCCGATCAAAGCTGGGGCAGGGCCAGGGATCCAAGGTGGCGCCTTCTTGTTCAGCTGAGCAGAGCCAGCAGACTACTTTCAAGTGGAGCATCGATGGATTCTACTCACTCCTTGACAAGGGTGAAGGATGGACCTACTCAAGAGTGTTTGAGATCATGGGTCATAACTG GTACCTGAAACTGAATTTAAGGGACAAGAAGAGTGGTGACGACGAGGAGTATATCTCTCTTCAGCTGGAACTAGCGAGTAGCTCAGTGAAACATAACACTGTTGTAGATGCATCTTTCAAGCTCTTGATATATGACCAGTCGCACGGAAATCACAGCAAGCATCTAG TTAGTCATAATTTCCAAACTGCAAGCAAAAGCTCTGGGGTCTCGTGCATGACCTCCCTCAGGAAACTGAAGAAACAGTCCTCTGGGTTTCTCGTCAACAACAACTGCGTCTTTGGTGTCGAGTTCATCAAAGTCACCACTTCGAAATCCAACACGACGTCAGAAACGCTATTTGTTCAAAAGACGAGCATCTTCAACGAGGCCAAAACTTACACTTGGGACATTGAGGACTTCTTTGCACTGAAGAACCCCGACTATTCTCCGGAGTTCGAAGTCGGCGGATACAAATG GTATATCAGTATGTATCCATCTCGTGAAGGGAACCATCTCTCCTTGTATCTGAACCTGAAAAAGACCAATGATCTCCCCAATGACACTGCAAACCTTGTAGAACTCACTTTATCCATCAAAAACAAGGAAGCTGACAATCACCGGAAAGGAACAG GTCGGTGCCAGTTCTCACGGAAGGCTCGTAGCTGGGGATGGAGTAAGTTCATTTCGCTGGAGGATTTCAAGGACTCGTCAAATGGTTATCTCGTCAAAACTAAGTGCTGCGTTGAAGCCGAGGTTGCCATCGTCGGTTCCTCCAGGATGGAATCTGGCTGA
- the LOC136526773 gene encoding uncharacterized protein: protein MGSGDQAADPLSSFLRHPGAFSLSRRVAMARDATAVPALRPWLVDLLPLLVVLLIAAHVIALGYWIYRLATDGSRQPARSKKH, encoded by the exons ATGGGCTCGGGCGACCAGGCGGCTGACCCCCTCTCTTCCTTCCTCCGCCACCCTGGCGCGTTCTCCCTCTCCCGCCGCGTCGCCATGGCGCGCGACGCCACCGCCGTGCCCGCGCTCCGCCCCTGGCTCGTCGACCTCCTCccgctcctcgtcgtcctcctcatcGCCGCCCACGTCATCGCCCTC GGTTACTGGATCTACAGGCTCGCCACGGACGGGTCCAGGCAGCCCGCGCGGAGCAAGAAGCACTAA